The Synechococcales cyanobacterium T60_A2020_003 genomic sequence GGGTTCCACGTTGTTTCACCCAACCTACTAAAAAAGATTTGTCAGTCAACCAGGTAGCGTACCTGATTGCCTCCCAAAACACGCCTTCCCTCAATCGTTATAGATCCTTCATCAATAAGCGCGGAATGTTCACACACTGTACATACCAAGTCCCCAAGCATTCCCAGACTTCACCGTAAAATGGGCTGTGATCGGATCATTCAATGCTGCTCTGAATTTATCAACACCCTGGACACTGTATGAAAACCTTGAATTTGCCTCAACCTGATCAGATTTTGAGCAGCAAGCGTCTGGATTTATCCGGTGGATTGACCGAATTTCCGTTGGAGATTCTGGACGTTGCAGACAGAATCGAAGTCCTGAACCTATCCAATAACCACCTCTCCACATTGCCTGATGATTTTGCGCGGTTTCAAAACCTTAAGGTTGTGTTTTTCAACAACAATAATTTTGAAGTGTTTCCAGAGGTGCTTACCCAGTGTCCGAATCTATACATGATTAGCTTCAAGGCGAATCGCCTGAAGCAGATTGATGAGCATGTCCTTGCGCCTACGATTCGCTGGCTGACCCTGACGGACAACCAGCTTGAAACCCTACCCGCCTCGATCGGCAATCTAAATCAGCTTCAGAAGCTTATGTTGGCGGGAAATCGGCTGCAAACACTGCCTGAAGAACTGGCCGCCTGTCAGAGCCTAGAACTGATTCGTCTGGCCGCGAATCGGCTTACTGAACTGCCCACGTGGCTATTTACCTTGCCCCGATTATCGTGGTTAGCGTATTCGGGTAATCCTTTCTGTACTGCGACTCCGCACCAGAGGCCATCTGTCCCAATCAGTGTAGGGCGATCGCTCCCGGTGGTTAATTGGTCCGATCTCACCCTTGGCGACGTTTTAGGGGAAGGGGCATCTGGCGTAATTTACAAGGCAACCTGGAAGACTCAGGATCGCGTTGAAGAGGTGGCCGTCAAAGTGTTCAAAGGCGATGTCACTAGCGATGGTCTGCCTGCGGATGAAATGCGAGCCTGTATTGAAGCGGGTTCTCATCAGAATTTGGTACAAGTCCTGGGTAAGCTGGGCAACGCTCCGAATAGCCAGGAAGGACTGATCTTTTCCCTGATTCCTCCGCACTATGGGAATCTGGGTAACCCACCTAGTCTTCAAAGCTGCACCCGTGATACCTATCCCGCAGATCTATCTTTCACACTATCGACCATCCTGACCACAGTGAAGGGGGTTGCGTCGGTCGCTGCCCATCTCCATCAGCAGGGCATTATGCATGGCGATCTTTATCCCCATAACACTCTGATTACCGAAACCGGAGATTGCCTGCTTGGAGACTTTGGTGCAGCCTCGTTTTATGATCCGCGCAATGGGGAACTCGCGCAGGCTTGCGAGCGTTTAGAAGTACGAGCCTTTGGATGTTTGCTTGAAGATATGCTTGACCGCTGCACAGAGGTGGATTTGATTGCTCAGGCTGAACAGATGTATCAATTGCGGCAATTACAGCAAGACTGCATGAATCCCAACCCGTCGCTGCGTCCGCTCTTTGAAGCGATTGGTGAACGTTTGCATGGAGTCTGTTGAGGGCATTAACGTCCCCCCTACTCGACTCAGCTTTGCCCAACCGTCTGATGAATATATCTAGCAAAGCAACGTCTGAATTGATAATCGATTGGCGCAGAAGGATTTTGCTAGGGAAAGGTCATCCACGAAAATACCGTGCTAAGCTCATCACAAACGAAACAAACGAACTAAGCAGATCTTTACCATCGTTGTTTTAAGTTGTGTTCGTTAATGGGAGCGAGATTTAGAATGCGCGTGTTGTTGTTGTATCCGCTGTTTCCAAAAAGCTTTTGGTCGTTTGAAAAAGCGCTTGAGCTGGTTGATCGTAAAGCACTCCTACCTCCCTTGGGTTTGGCAACTGTGGCGGCTATTCTGCCCCAAGATTGGGAATTTCGGCTAGTCGATCGCAATGTGGATGAGGTCAGTGAATCGGATTGGGAATGGGCAGATTTGGTGATTTTGTCTGCCATGATTGTCCAAAAAGAAGATTTTCTAGACCAAATCC encodes the following:
- a CDS encoding serine/threonine-protein kinase, with translation MKTLNLPQPDQILSSKRLDLSGGLTEFPLEILDVADRIEVLNLSNNHLSTLPDDFARFQNLKVVFFNNNNFEVFPEVLTQCPNLYMISFKANRLKQIDEHVLAPTIRWLTLTDNQLETLPASIGNLNQLQKLMLAGNRLQTLPEELAACQSLELIRLAANRLTELPTWLFTLPRLSWLAYSGNPFCTATPHQRPSVPISVGRSLPVVNWSDLTLGDVLGEGASGVIYKATWKTQDRVEEVAVKVFKGDVTSDGLPADEMRACIEAGSHQNLVQVLGKLGNAPNSQEGLIFSLIPPHYGNLGNPPSLQSCTRDTYPADLSFTLSTILTTVKGVASVAAHLHQQGIMHGDLYPHNTLITETGDCLLGDFGAASFYDPRNGELAQACERLEVRAFGCLLEDMLDRCTEVDLIAQAEQMYQLRQLQQDCMNPNPSLRPLFEAIGERLHGVC